DNA from Methylobacterium currus:
GTCCCGACATCGAGCTCGGGCTGCACGCCCATCAGGGCCGAGAGGCTGGCCTGGGGATCGAGGTCGATGGCGAGCACGCGGTAGCCGCGCAGCACCAGGGACTGGGCGAGATGGGCGGTGGTGGTGGTCTTGCCCGATCCGCCCTTGAAGTTCGCGACCGCCACGACCTGCAGGTGCTCGTTCGCGCTTCGCCGGGGCTGGTAGCGCCGGCCACCCCGCGTGTTCTCGTCGAGATAGGTGCGCAGGCCGTGGATGTCGGCCAGCGTGTAGGAGCGGCGCCCGTTGGCCGAGACCTCCGGCTGCGGCCCGAGCCCGTCGGCCGCGAGCTGCTGCAGCCGCGACACCGTCACGCCGATGATCCGGGCGGCCTCCGTCGAGGTGAAGCGGCGCAGGCCCTTGGCGGCGGTGGGCGGAAACAGCCCCGAGGAGATCGCCTGCAACTGCGCGCGAAGCGTCGCCGCATGGGCGCCGATCATCGCCGCGGGTGCGACCGGAGCAGGGGGGAGCGGCGGCTTATGCTGATTCATCCTCGCAGACCCTGTTTGCAGAAAATTCGCCGGTTCGGCGTTCAAACTGCAATTGGCCCGTTCCGAAGCCGATTCGCAATCGGCGGCGCAGGCCCTGCACAAGCCCCGCGCAAGCCTGGCGCGCCGCCCGCGCACGCCGGCAGCGCGACCCGGCGGCGGGGCAGGGGGGATCATGGGGCTGCCCCTCCACCCGAAGCGGCAGCGGCCTCACCGGACGGGCCCGCTTCCTACCTCGAAATGGGGCGGTGCCGGCCGCTTCATCGCGCGTCCCGCCGGCGCTAGGGTCCGGATCGGCGCCGCGACGGACTTCCAAGGCACTTCCATCAAGGCACTTCCACCACGATCCACCCGTGGCGCGACCGCCACCGGACGGCGACCGACGCGAGGGTCTCTCGCGCGCGGCAGGCCCCATCCGCTCCCGACGAAATCCGTAAGCTTGACGGAAACTTGTCCCCGCACGGGTTCTCCGATTTGCGAGCCGTTAAGCTGTTCAGAGTTTAGTGTCTCCCATCCACTCGGATCGACCGCTCCGCCCCGCAGTGGATCGGATCTTTCTCTAAAATAGACATCCGAAAATTTACCAAACTTTGTCCCCGAGATTGCATTCTCATCTGCCGGATGCGACTCGTGTCTCACACAGGAAGGTGGTGCCTCATGGTCGAGATCTCTGACATCCGGGACGTGCTGACGTCGCTGGACGCACTCAAGGGCGTGGTCGACACCCTGTCGGACGACGACGACCTGTTCGAGAAGGGATTGGACTCCTTCGGCTCGGTGCAGCTGATGCTGGCCCTCGAGGAGCGGTTCGACATCGAGTTCCCGGATTCGGCCCTCAGCCGGCGCTCGTTCTCGACCATCCGCATCATCCGGGACACGGTGTCCGGCCTTCGCCAGCAGGAGGCCGCATGAACATGCACGTTGAGGTCGCGGCGACGGTGCCCGTCGCGGCGGCCGTCCCGGTCGCGGCGGCCCCGGCCGGCGGCCTCGACGAACGGGCCAAGCGCGTGGCGGACGAAGCCGCCCGCTACGCGGACGCGGTCGACCGCGAGGGCCGGTTCCCGGCGGAGGCGGTCGCCGCCCTCAAGGCCGAGCGCCTGCTCGGCATCCAGGTGCCCCGCTCCCTGGGAGGGGAGGGGGCCTCGATGAGCGAGATCGCCGAGCTCTGCGCCATCCTCGGGCGCGCCTGCTCGGCCGCCGCCATGGTCTTCGCGATGCACCACATCAAGCTCGCGAGCCTCGTCACCCATGGCCAGGACAGCGCCTGGCATGGCGCGCTGATGGAGCGGATCGCGGGCGAGCAGCTGCTCATCGCCTCCTCGACCACCGAGGCCGGCATCGGCGGCGACCTGCGCAACAGCCTCTGCGCCGTCGAGGCCCAGGACGGGGCAGACGGCGCCACCTTCCGCCTGACCAAGGAGGCGAGCGTCATCTCCTACGGTGCGCAGGCCGACCTGATCCTCGCCACCGCCCGCCGCCACCCCGGGGCCGCGACCTCCGACCAGGTGCTGGTGGCGCTCCTCGCCGACCAGATCACCCTCGAGCGGACCAGCGTGTGGGACACGCTCGGCATGCGCGGCACCTG
Protein-coding regions in this window:
- a CDS encoding acyl carrier protein, translating into MVEISDIRDVLTSLDALKGVVDTLSDDDDLFEKGLDSFGSVQLMLALEERFDIEFPDSALSRRSFSTIRIIRDTVSGLRQQEAA
- a CDS encoding acyl-CoA dehydrogenase family protein; its protein translation is MNMHVEVAATVPVAAAVPVAAAPAGGLDERAKRVADEAARYADAVDREGRFPAEAVAALKAERLLGIQVPRSLGGEGASMSEIAELCAILGRACSAAAMVFAMHHIKLASLVTHGQDSAWHGALMERIAGEQLLIASSTTEAGIGGDLRNSLCAVEAQDGADGATFRLTKEASVISYGAQADLILATARRHPGAATSDQVLVALLADQITLERTSVWDTLGMRGTCSDGFLLKAEGLPLAQVLQKPFAEIAAQSMLAASHLLWGSVWFGISSYAVDRARAFVQGEARKKPGQVPPGALRLAEAANELQAMKSTIVAGLARYEAAKGDPDALSAIGFSIMLNNVKTTVSAQAVDIVQRALSVVGIAGYKNGTPFSLGRQLRDVLSAPLMISNDRILSNTANLLLVQKGSGKLLSA